Within the Catalinimonas niigatensis genome, the region CAATCTGGTTTACGAAGAAAATGTCAAGATTCGCGGTTCTTTTAAAAAAGAGTTTGATCTTTCTTTTTTGAAAACCAAATTCTTTATTGTAGAAGTTGGTAACAAAGACTTCAATAAGACCAAAAGTATAGTCGTTTCTTAAAGTTGCAAGTAAGGAATCCCTGCGGCATACATCAGCTCAATTTTAGCCTTCTCGTACTGCGTCTGTAATTTCAATAATTTAATCCTGGCATCCAGCAGTTCTGTTTCCCGGGTGTTGATGAGGAATACCGAGCTTTCTCCATTTTCAAATTTGATAAGCTCGCCGTTCAGCAAAGCCTGATAGTTATTTACCATTCGCCCCTGCATCCTGACCAATTCTGTTAGATTGAAAAGCGTGTTGTACACCATATTGATGTCATTCTCAATACTGCGCGACTGGTTGAGTCTCTCAAAGTAATTCTGCTCCAGTTTGATGTTGGTTTTCTCCAGTTTGGCTCTTTCCTTCCGCAAAAACAGAGGAAAATATAGCTCCATGCCTAACTTGTAGTCATTCATAAAAAAGCTTTCATTCCCATTGCCATTACTGGCACTCCCGCCTTCGCTGGCAGGCTTAGTCAAAAAATTGTATTTGAGGTTGATTTCAGGTTTGAGAAACTCTCTATTCAGCCGCTGCTCAATTTCTAACTGCCTGATCTTGGTATCCAACTTTACAATCTCCGGATGTCTGACTCTGGCACTGTCTTTCAAAACTTCCAGGGTTCTCAAATCCAGCAGCTGATCTTCGTCAAAAGGACTACTGAGCACTGGGTAAGTAGAATCAGCCAACTGTAGAGGAATCGTTTGTGCCTCATCCTGCTGACCACTTATCCAGAGAAAGTTTGAGACCATAATTCCGGCATTGGTAAACTGCAACCGAGCCTGTTCACGTTGTACCTCACGCTCCTGATAGTTGATAAAGGCCTTGAGAGAATCAAAGGGAGCAATATCGCCATTGATAACCTGCTGTACAATCGCATCATACCTTTCTCTGGCCAGACTCTCTACTTCATTGATAATTTGGTATTCCTGATAAGTGTTGTACCAATCCCAGTAAGCTTTGGCAGCATTAAGCAGCACCTTATTGATTTCCTTAATTTTTTCGGCTTCGGCCATATCCTGCATCAGCCTGGCCTGGCGGACAGCGGCCCTTCTCTCATCAATGAAGAGGCCTCTGCCTACAGGAAGTGATATTCCCGCATAGATTAACCCATCACTGGTATTTTGCAGCTGATCATTCAGATATTCTCCATCATTTTGTTCATATCCGATATTCAGGTCTGTATTAAACCATACCGGAACTTCCAGTTTGCTGTCCCAGGTATTATAATAGGTTTTGCCATCAAACTCTTTGGTATTATAGTTTGATTTGAGCTTGGGATCAAAAGCCCCCCTTGCCAGCCGTAGTTCCTGACTAGCCAAGTCTGAGAGAAAGCGTGCTTGACGCACCACAGGATGGTATTGCAGGATATTGTTAAAGTATTCGTCTATAGAAAAAGCTTTTTCCTGCACTACATCAGCTTCAATCTGCGCCTGTGTAGAGGGAGCAGAAAACCAGAGAGAGATAAGGATGAAAATTACTGTCCATACTAACTTCATTTTCTTACTTTTTCACTTTAGCCTGGTAAAGATCACTATTTTCCGATGACTGAGGCTCTTCTTCAAGACTGGGAGGGAAACCATTGTACAAACGCCATATCTCATACCAAAGAGGAACCTCATCAAGCATAATAAAACCATTAGCTCCTGATCCAACCCTTAATTGTTCAGGCCAGTCTCCATCATAATCAGGGTCTGGCTTAACCAAAACCCTGTATTTCCCTTGTTTAAGCTCGGTTTCTACATAATCAATAACTTCTATGGTGCCTCCAAAAGTACCGACTGCCACGCTGGGCCAACCGGAAAATTGCAGAGCAGGCCAGCCATCAAACTCAACACGTACATGCCTGCCCTCGGAAAGCATGGGAACATCCATAGGTTTGACATACAATTCCACGGCGATATCGGGATCACTGGGCATAATAGTAACTACTCCCTCTCCTTCTTTAATGGTTTCACCTATACCTGTTTTCAGGGCCTTGACCACAAAGCCATCCTGTGGAGCAATGATATGGTACTGCTCAGCGCGTATTTTCATGTTAGCAAATTCATTTC harbors:
- a CDS encoding TolC family protein, translating into MKLVWTVIFILISLWFSAPSTQAQIEADVVQEKAFSIDEYFNNILQYHPVVRQARFLSDLASQELRLARGAFDPKLKSNYNTKEFDGKTYYNTWDSKLEVPVWFNTDLNIGYEQNDGEYLNDQLQNTSDGLIYAGISLPVGRGLFIDERRAAVRQARLMQDMAEAEKIKEINKVLLNAAKAYWDWYNTYQEYQIINEVESLARERYDAIVQQVINGDIAPFDSLKAFINYQEREVQREQARLQFTNAGIMVSNFLWISGQQDEAQTIPLQLADSTYPVLSSPFDEDQLLDLRTLEVLKDSARVRHPEIVKLDTKIRQLEIEQRLNREFLKPEINLKYNFLTKPASEGGSASNGNGNESFFMNDYKLGMELYFPLFLRKERAKLEKTNIKLEQNYFERLNQSRSIENDINMVYNTLFNLTELVRMQGRMVNNYQALLNGELIKFENGESSVFLINTRETELLDARIKLLKLQTQYEKAKIELMYAAGIPYLQL